One Symphalangus syndactylus isolate Jambi chromosome 20, NHGRI_mSymSyn1-v2.1_pri, whole genome shotgun sequence DNA segment encodes these proteins:
- the GIP gene encoding gastric inhibitory polypeptide: MVAMKTFALLLLSLFLAVGLGEKKEGHSSPLPSLPVGSHAKVSSPQPRGPRYAEGTFISDYSIAMDKIHQQDFVNWLLAQKGKKNDWKHNITQRDARALELASQANRKEEEAVEPQSSPAKNPSDEDLLRDLLIQELLACLVDQTNLCRLRSR, translated from the exons ATGGTGGCCATGAAGACCTTTGCTCTGCTACTGCTGTCCCTGTTCCTGGCAGTGGGactaggagagaagaaagagggtCACTCCAG ccctctcccctccctgcctgtTGGATCTCATGCTAAGGTGAGCAGCCCTCAACCTCGAGGCCCCAGGTACGCGGAAGGGACTTTCATTAGTGACTACAGTATTGCCATGGACAAGATTCACCAACAAGACTTTGTGAACTGGCTGCTGGCCCAAAAGGGGAAGAAGAATGA CTGGAAACACAACATCACCCAGAGGGATGCTCGGGCACTGGAGCTGGCCAGCCAAGCTaataggaaggaggaggaggcagtggAGCCACAGAG CTCCCCAGCCAAGAACCCCAGCGATGAAGATTTGCTGCGGGACTTGCTGATTCAAGAGCTGTTGGCCTGCTTGGTGGATCAGACAAACCTCTGCAGGCTCAG GTCTCGGTGA